In bacterium (Candidatus Blackallbacteria) CG13_big_fil_rev_8_21_14_2_50_49_14, one genomic interval encodes:
- the hutG gene encoding N-formylglutamate deformylase: MCVIQPIYTLHPSNTPLLISMPHNGFAIPEPLRSRMTQAAQSSPDTDWFLDRLYAFAAEMGIGMLNPHFSRYVIDLNRPADNANLYPGQDTTSLCPVDRFDSGPIYLSGQEPDDQEIQSRIDTYWKPYHQALQLEVRRLHQEFGKVLIFEAHSIAAEVPRFFSGKLPDLNFGTQSGQSCSSDLEARMVNIAENSGYSWVLNGRFKGGYITRAYHQVPEQIYTLQLELSQATYLDPQRLTWKADQAEEIIPVLKKVVQSALDWLNS; this comes from the coding sequence ATGTGTGTGATTCAGCCCATTTATACTTTGCACCCCAGCAATACTCCTTTGCTGATCAGCATGCCGCACAATGGATTTGCCATTCCTGAGCCTTTACGTTCAAGGATGACGCAAGCAGCACAAAGCAGCCCAGATACAGATTGGTTTCTCGATAGACTTTATGCTTTTGCTGCAGAAATGGGAATTGGGATGCTCAATCCCCATTTTTCACGTTATGTCATCGATCTCAACAGGCCCGCCGATAATGCCAATTTATATCCAGGACAAGATACGACTTCGCTCTGTCCTGTGGATCGCTTTGATTCTGGGCCAATCTATTTATCGGGCCAGGAACCCGACGATCAAGAAATTCAATCCCGAATTGATACCTATTGGAAACCCTACCACCAAGCGCTTCAATTGGAAGTTCGACGCTTGCACCAAGAATTTGGAAAAGTTTTGATTTTTGAGGCTCATTCGATTGCTGCTGAGGTGCCAAGATTTTTTTCTGGAAAATTGCCAGATTTGAATTTTGGAACGCAATCAGGGCAAAGCTGTAGCTCAGATCTGGAGGCGCGAATGGTCAATATTGCTGAAAACTCGGGCTATTCGTGGGTTTTAAATGGCCGGTTTAAAGGGGGCTATATTACCCGTGCCTACCATCAGGTGCCAGAGCAGATCTATACGCTTCAACTTGAATTATCGCAAGCGACTTATCTTGACCCCCAACGCTTAACTTGGAAAGCGGACCAAGCCGAGGAGATTATCCCCGTATTAAAAAAGGTTGTGCAGTCAGCATTGGATTGGCTGAATTCTTGA
- a CDS encoding septal ring lytic transglycosylase RlpA family lipoprotein: MLLPLVCFVFLCSALPSVARKQSPSMEGFASYYNARFHGRCCTASGEKVNIYSMTAAHRTLPLGSVVRVTNLRNHKSVVVRINDRGPYGGGRIIDLSVSAFKKIALTHKGLIKVRLQVL, translated from the coding sequence ATGCTTTTACCCTTGGTTTGCTTCGTTTTTCTTTGCTCAGCGCTTCCCTCAGTAGCTCGTAAACAGTCTCCTTCTATGGAAGGATTTGCCTCCTATTACAATGCCCGTTTTCATGGGCGCTGTTGTACAGCTTCGGGTGAAAAGGTAAACATCTATTCAATGACAGCTGCGCATCGTACGCTGCCCTTGGGTTCGGTTGTACGCGTTACCAACCTGCGAAATCACAAATCTGTTGTCGTGCGCATCAATGACCGTGGGCCCTATGGCGGTGGCAGAATTATTGATCTTTCAGTTTCAGCATTTAAAAAAATTGCCCTAACCCACAAAGGACTGATCAAGGTGAGGCTCCAGGTCCTTTAA
- the ybeY gene encoding rRNA maturation RNase YbeY, whose product MEIFINLDIDPELPARLNYHLDNHRFVAYLESLGKAMDCAPETTVSVTFCDNQTIHRLNLEYREKDMPTDVLSFPQGMENNLLGDLVISLEKANEQAQEVGNSLDRELAFLVTHGFLHLMGYDHQEPEEEEIMFKLQRELLEAHFPECFKQANVG is encoded by the coding sequence ATGGAAATCTTTATTAATCTCGACATCGATCCTGAACTGCCTGCGCGCTTAAATTACCACTTGGATAACCACCGCTTTGTTGCCTATCTGGAAAGCCTAGGCAAAGCCATGGATTGTGCACCCGAAACAACTGTCAGCGTAACCTTCTGCGATAACCAGACGATACACAGACTCAATCTGGAGTACCGTGAAAAAGACATGCCCACAGATGTGCTTTCCTTTCCTCAAGGCATGGAAAACAATCTCTTGGGTGACCTTGTCATCTCCCTGGAAAAAGCAAATGAACAGGCTCAAGAAGTAGGAAACAGCCTGGATCGTGAATTGGCATTTTTGGTCACCCATGGTTTTCTTCATCTGATGGGTTATGACCATCAGGAACCTGAAGAAGAAGAGATTATGTTTAAATTGCAGCGTGAATTATTAGAAGCCCATTTCCCTGAATGTTTTAAACAGGCCAATGTCGGCTGA
- the galE gene encoding UDP-glucose 4-epimerase GalE, translating to MTGIAVMGGAGYIGSHVVKYLQKQGLAPLIYDNLSGGHAPLNPNSPFIEGDIGDSEKLSYVFKKYAISAVMNFAGLIAVGESVSSPDRYYQNNVLKTLSLLDSVISAGIQNFIFSSTCAIYGTPQFLPLTEAHPFLPLSPYGRTKLAIEMALADYAHAFQNFNYVSLRYFNAAGADPEGELGECHEPETHLIPIIFEAISGKREQVFIHGTDYDTHDGTCIRDYIHVWDLAQAHLRALKFLREKKTSACFNLGNGHGFSVKEVIASIEKVTGREVPLVEGPPREGDPPVLVGSSEKAMQILGWKPQFSRLEDILSTAWLWHKKNNGQSTLPLKEKG from the coding sequence ATGACAGGCATCGCAGTCATGGGTGGGGCCGGATATATCGGTTCTCATGTCGTTAAATACCTGCAAAAACAAGGTTTAGCCCCCCTAATTTACGATAATCTGAGTGGAGGACATGCCCCTCTCAATCCAAACAGCCCTTTTATTGAAGGGGATATTGGCGATTCTGAAAAACTTTCCTATGTGTTTAAAAAATATGCCATCAGTGCCGTCATGAATTTTGCAGGCTTAATCGCGGTGGGAGAATCGGTTAGCTCACCTGATCGCTATTACCAAAACAATGTACTCAAAACCCTCTCACTTTTAGATTCAGTCATTTCAGCGGGAATTCAGAACTTCATTTTCTCATCGACCTGTGCCATCTATGGAACCCCCCAATTTTTGCCTTTGACAGAAGCCCATCCCTTTCTGCCCTTAAGCCCTTATGGCAGAACCAAATTGGCAATTGAAATGGCGCTCGCAGATTATGCCCATGCCTTTCAAAATTTCAACTACGTGTCTCTTCGCTATTTTAACGCCGCAGGTGCAGATCCTGAGGGTGAATTGGGCGAGTGCCACGAACCTGAAACGCATTTGATACCGATTATTTTCGAAGCCATCTCCGGAAAAAGGGAACAGGTCTTTATTCATGGAACAGACTACGATACCCATGATGGCACCTGTATCCGCGATTATATTCATGTCTGGGATTTAGCCCAAGCACATCTTCGTGCCTTAAAATTTTTACGCGAAAAAAAGACAAGCGCTTGCTTTAACCTTGGAAATGGTCATGGATTTTCAGTGAAAGAAGTGATTGCAAGTATTGAAAAAGTGACTGGCCGAGAGGTTCCACTTGTTGAAGGCCCCCCTCGAGAAGGAGACCCCCCTGTATTGGTGGGCTCATCAGAAAAGGCCATGCAAATTTTGGGCTGGAAACCTCAATTTTCCAGGCTGGAAGATATTCTCTCCACAGCCTGGTTGTGGCACAAAAAAAACAATGGCCAATCAACTCTTCCTTTAAAAGAAAAGGGTTAG
- a CDS encoding mannose-1-phosphate guanylyltransferase, with translation MSAEKSIYAVVLAGGSGSRFWPRSRQALPKQLLNIFGENTLIQETLSRLKNLIPRSHQIIITHELQADLIREQLADWQPENLIAEPMGRNTAACIGLAAKLLLARDPNALMLVLPADHMIQMTDLFIQQIQLALDFAQTGPYLVTLGVEPDRPETGYGYLHIRNQGEAICKVLEFVEKPDLERAIQYVSSGDYLWNSGMFIWRADTIQAEMERHSPEIYTALQALPDSVLAPDFAQKLEEVYSDLPPISIDYAVLEKSNQVFTLRGNFGWSDIGSWESVYSLSQKNREGNALTGEVFVKETRNSYIYSPHKFTAVIGVENLIVVDTEDALLICNRDHSQEVRAAVKYLEMQGKDRLL, from the coding sequence ATGTCGGCTGAAAAGTCGATTTATGCAGTCGTCCTGGCTGGAGGCAGTGGTTCACGCTTCTGGCCACGGAGCCGACAGGCCTTGCCCAAACAGCTCCTGAATATTTTTGGCGAAAACACCCTGATTCAAGAGACCCTTTCCCGACTGAAAAACCTGATCCCCCGCAGCCATCAAATTATTATTACCCATGAGTTACAGGCCGATTTAATTCGCGAGCAACTTGCTGATTGGCAGCCTGAAAATCTGATCGCAGAACCCATGGGTCGCAACACAGCGGCATGTATTGGATTGGCAGCCAAACTGCTTTTGGCGCGAGACCCCAATGCACTCATGTTGGTTTTGCCAGCCGATCATATGATTCAAATGACAGACTTATTTATCCAACAGATTCAACTGGCGCTTGATTTCGCTCAAACAGGCCCCTATTTGGTCACGCTGGGAGTTGAGCCGGATCGGCCTGAAACAGGCTATGGTTATTTGCATATTCGCAATCAAGGTGAGGCAATCTGTAAGGTATTGGAATTTGTTGAAAAACCAGATCTGGAAAGAGCTATCCAATACGTATCCTCAGGAGATTATCTCTGGAATTCAGGCATGTTTATCTGGAGAGCAGACACCATTCAGGCCGAAATGGAAAGGCATAGCCCAGAAATCTACACGGCACTGCAAGCCCTACCTGACTCAGTTCTGGCTCCAGATTTTGCTCAAAAACTTGAAGAGGTCTATTCAGATTTGCCTCCCATTTCAATCGATTATGCAGTATTGGAGAAATCAAACCAGGTCTTTACCCTGCGTGGGAATTTTGGTTGGAGCGATATCGGCTCCTGGGAAAGTGTTTACTCACTCAGTCAAAAAAACCGAGAAGGAAATGCTTTGACTGGCGAAGTATTTGTCAAAGAAACACGAAATTCCTATATCTATTCACCGCATAAATTTACCGCCGTGATTGGCGTTGAAAATTTAATCGTCGTAGACACCGAAGATGCACTTTTAATCTGTAATCGCGATCATTCTCAAGAAGTCAGAGCGGCAGTAAAATACCTTGAAATGCAAGGCAAAGATCGCCTGCTTTAG
- a CDS encoding guanylate kinase, translating to MDTVIESLKQRREGVLFVISGPSGAGKGTIVQSLLPRHQDLHLSVSMTTRQPRPGEIEGQHYFFVSQDEFETRISQGEFLEYARYNGQYYGTPRSFALNKIAQGQDVILEIEVQGAQQVRKNWNKRSVLLFVIPPTWSNLESRLRQRSTESESAIQARLNRANEEMGYLPDYDYYVINDQLEEAVIAVSSIIDAERQRIITTSTGE from the coding sequence ATGGATACGGTTATTGAGTCCCTGAAACAACGGAGAGAAGGTGTTCTTTTTGTTATTTCTGGACCTTCTGGTGCAGGTAAAGGAACCATTGTTCAATCTTTGCTTCCCCGCCATCAAGACTTGCATCTTTCAGTTTCAATGACTACCCGTCAACCTCGGCCCGGAGAAATCGAAGGACAACATTATTTCTTCGTCAGCCAGGATGAATTTGAAACCCGTATCAGTCAGGGAGAGTTCTTGGAATATGCGCGCTATAATGGGCAATATTATGGCACTCCCCGTAGTTTTGCATTGAATAAAATTGCGCAGGGTCAAGACGTGATCCTCGAGATTGAAGTACAAGGGGCCCAGCAAGTACGAAAGAACTGGAATAAACGTTCTGTTCTGCTTTTTGTAATCCCCCCTACTTGGTCTAATCTGGAGTCACGTTTGCGTCAGCGCAGTACCGAGTCCGAATCTGCCATTCAGGCACGCCTGAACAGGGCAAATGAAGAAATGGGCTATTTACCAGACTATGATTATTACGTGATCAATGATCAGCTCGAAGAGGCAGTCATTGCTGTTTCGAGCATTATTGATGCGGAACGTCAGCGAATCATTACCACTTCCACGGGAGAATAG